The Vigna unguiculata cultivar IT97K-499-35 chromosome 1, ASM411807v1, whole genome shotgun sequence nucleotide sequence TCTCTAGTACTCTCGTTCTCTAGTACTCTTGTTCTCACTCACTCTTGCCATATGTTGTTGGTAGGGTTCTCAACTAGCATTGTTGTCGATACGATTCTCAACTGGCATTTGGATATCAATGTTATATAGGTATGAttttgttgttcttgttttgcTTTCATTCGGTTTAGGTTTCACTTTTtctttgatataatttttaactCTTTGTGAATTTCACTATTCAATAAAATTCTTTTCCATCACTCTAgtgttttattattgttttaactacatgataattattgattgcATATTTGTAGGCTCTAATTATTGGACACGATATTAGAACCTAGACTAGAGTACACAACTAAATGATTATGCATCTAGACATAGAGTAATCAGTGGTCATTCACAACATCATAATTTTGATCATTAATgcaaacttataataaaaattgctaaGACATTATGCTTATTCAAGTTTAGACTTGTCGCTAAGACATTAAAGCTTGTTACATAAGGTGTGAATGTTAAAGTAGGAATTAGAATAATATTGTTTGGTATTTTTGCTTTGAATTGGATCATGAAACCTATCTCAGTgaatccttcatcatatattgttgcacaccatatgtttgataaaaatataaaagtacaaaaagagttttatttttggttttatgaaattttttgtcTAATTGAGTTAAGAATTGCAAGAATTGCCAAGTGTTTCATAAGTCCTTTGGGAAACGATATTTTGACTTTTTACTTTATTACTTGTACAATTTGGTACACTTATCAATCCCATAACACATATggattttttcattcataaaattTCCTGCCTCAACACTCCAAgttctacatacaaattttttctatttacacGAGGAAACAATTCAACTTATTgctacaaaaatatcaatatatattacaaatttacaTATGGATATAAATTCGTATGTAATATTCATATGTAAAAGACAAGTTACCTACCAATTTAAATATGTATGTAAAAatcaataagaaaaaaacaaatttcttGCAGCGACAACCAAACAAATGGTCTATTGAACTTGGGATTTGCAAGACTACACAATCTAGTAGTGATGCAAACTTAGGTATTTTTTACTTCCCCATATCTTATGTTTTGTCACATAAGTCTTTGATTCTCAAACATTTACATTATACTTTGACTATTTATTGTCAAATTGAACCATAAACTTACCTTCAAGACATCCATTATCGAGAATCAATATCTGCGatgaaaaataaacttaatgctttataaaattaacaacatATGGTACACTGATGACCTATCTCCTGAAAAGAAACCCATTAGGTGCAAGCATGTGTATAAGATCAAATACAAAGTTGATGGAATTGAATGACCTAAAGCCCACTGTTTTGTAACTGGATACACCTAGCTTGAAAGAGTTTATACCTTCATACTTTCTATCCATTGCGAAGCTTACAATTATGCATCTTCTTTTTTCCCTCCTTGCAATTCAAAATTGGCATCCTTACTAGTTAGACATCAACAATGCCATTCTACAAGGAGATTTAAATGAAGAAGTCGACATGACATTGCCTCATGGATTCATTAGCACAAAGTCTAAAAATTTACTAAGTCattatatgatttgaaacaAGCTAGCAAACAATAGTTTGCGGAGCTTTCTAATTTCCTTCAATCCATTGGTTTTATTCAATCTTAATTTGATCATTCTTTGTTTACTAAAAGCATATCATCGACTTTCACAACTTTGCTTGTATacattgataatattattattgtaagtGATTGTTAATTGATGTCCAAAACGTTGAAAATCTCATGatctgttttttttaaataaaggatCTTAGGTAACTTAAGTATTTCTTAAAGCTTGAAATTGCTCGACCACAAAAGGGTATTCATGTTTGCcattgaaaatatttgttgtcGATTCTGGAATGCTTGTTGTCAGGTCATGCACCATACCTATAAGAATACATATAAAGCTTATTTTTCATCATAATGtttcaatatacatacatcCTCTCCTTTTGTTCTTGCATAGCCAATCAATGAGACATATAATTACCCGTTCTTCCATGAATGAACTAAGAATACCAACATTGGATGTCATATTTTTCAGGACAAGATTCATGCAAATTTATTTTGCCTCCTTCCTATAAAAGCAACGTACCAACTCATGGATGTTTTTTCTAAGCCTCACTAGtgcaaaatttacttttatatttatatattatatctgTTCAAATTCATTAGGTATAAAAGAGGAAGAAATCACATTTTTGTAAACAATAAGAGTTCTTTTACGTGTGTTGGGCCTAAAAATAGGTATAGAAAGGGATCCATTGTATTTTTGTATTATGAGAGAAGAATTTGTACACCTATTGGATCCATACCAAGTATAGAATCTTTTAATGGTCTATCATTTTCGTCACGACTTCCGCTTTCAAACTCTTATCCACCTAACACACCACTCAAAGATAGTCCTCCCCTTCTACTACGCAAAAACCCTTCCCAATCCACGTTTCATACACCTTCTCATCGATTCCATTGCAAGGGTTTGCCAACTCGTTGAAATGACCTAGGGTTCATTGGGAGCTACTGCAACGAGTAGTCAACAGAACATGTCGTTCGAGTCAAACGAAGAAGGTGAGGAGGAAGACGAAGTGAGATACAGAGGAGATAAGGAGTAGATTCCAGAGGCATTGCCGGTCACACACAGGTGGTGGCGCAAGAGGCGTTGGAGCTCGACGGAGGCTGCCATGGTGAAAGCTCATCTTAGTTAATTTCGTTCATTGTTCTTCATGAGAATTTTGAATTCAATGATTTACTGCTTTGGGTGCTTTCGTTTTGGTTCCTACattcaattcaaatttgttttcgTTCCTACACTCAATTCAAATTCGTTTTCCTTCTAGTCATGTTCTTTTCATTGGAGAAGACAACTTCATATTTCCCTTTTCATAATTCTAACTCAATTCATATCTTTCTTTTCACATGTTTTGGCTTCCATCGTAATGGCTAACATGAATGATGCTTAATGGTGGCATCCTTGTGCACATGTCTtccttttatattcatattactactttattttgtaatttatgctAGTTCTAGAATTGGCATGACATTTGTACTAACTTCTATATGTTTTATCTAGTAATTTTAAGGTGATTTGGGTGCCTTATTCAGTCCTCTGGCAAAGTACTGGATTTATTTTCGTTAATCATTAGACTAGTAGGTTATGTCTTATAGACCTTTTACTAtcctttaattttgatatatttctcTTAAATAGAGAAGAAATACATGACTGAGTTGTGGACTTAGTAAGATGCTTATAACACTTTATTTTCGCAGGGGAAATGCTTCgtatgaagaagaaaaactagaGGAGGGTATGAAACTCTTCTACATAGTTCTTTACTGTTCTTAGTCCATGTAAATTTTGttcttcactttttattttaggTTGTTTGACAAATTTGTGGTTGTCTTGGTTCTTTTCAGATCGTAGTGTATATGGGAGATGACTTCGTGTTCCAGTTGTTTGGGAAGCACAAAGATATGGATGGATGTGGGGTTATGTCCTAGTTATTGTGTCAGACTTGATGGAGAAAACAAAGGTCTTGATAAAGGGAATATGTCTAAAATTGATGACTATCAGAATTTGTTTGGTTTAATGAAACAGAGGTTTATGAGTTTCAAGAACTAGAAATACATGTAAGTGTCAAATTATACATTATGTTCAAGAAAATTTGTCTCTTGTTGGTATAATATCTTATAATCTAAATTTCTTCTATACAATAAAGAATTGGAGCATTTTCAAGCTCTTGTTAAAGCTCAATCTCCAaaggtgataaaaaaatgtttgagtTGTTCATTTTAGCTTAATTTATTGGGTATGCTGATTAACTGATGAATCCAAATACAATTTATGGTAATTATTGTGcaaaatttagttctttttatggtctcaaataaatatttttgtttaaatggaTGTACTAAGTACATGTATGTTTCTCTTTTTAATAGTTGATGTTAAAATACATagttaaaatcaatatatagTTAGATGAGTTGGATTCAAAAGTTTTTGTAGTAAGCAAGTTATTGGCAATATAATTACTAACATAGTTACATGAGTCCTTTTCTacattttgaatatttcaaacTATTCAGCAAAATTAATgcttagtttttatatttattgatagaCTTCTCTTATTATAACATCTTGTTCAGGGTGAACCTTCACTTGTTTTCACTACTAGATTTCTGGCTCTAAAAGCATTGTTAGGGTACTTAGGCAGAAGGATTGGTTAATGtcctataattattttatttttgttgtgcaGGGTGGAAATGATCATGAAATCTATGAATCTGAACGGGCTATCGAACACACAGGTTAGTACTTTGACTTTGTTATCATTTGTGCAAGAAATATGTTTGTTTCAGTGCCATGGGTTAacaattcaaattctttttttttaattaagaccCAATTTGTTTCGGATTATATTACTCAAAAACCATTATTTTAGGAAATGCAGTAACGCTTCTCCATTTATGGAAttacttacaaaatatttaaaaaagaataagaatctttaaaagaaaatctttttaaCTTATTGTTCAAGAAACTGGAAGTGTACGTTTTTCTAAatctcaaaaaataataattatagtaacctttttcaaaaattttgtatatttatctcTTAAACGAACCAACTAAAGTTAACACCCAAGCCAATGTAGGGTAAAATAATTAACGAGAATCATTATCTCTACAAGCCAAAGTAGTGAACTTCAGGAAACCTTAGTGCTTCAGGGCGAAGTACACATAATGCATATTACACATAAAATGGTTGTTACAATTACTCACATGTTATTGTCTTTACATATTTAGTTGTTTCATTATGATTATATCCTATAAGCACAATttaagagattaaattaaagaCATAACATGTTTCTAAACAACTGATTTCTTTCAACTGATTTCTTTCTGCTATCTGATATGAgattttttaagtatattatgaattaatacAAAGGTGTTCTCAATTCATGAATATAATAAGGCTATGGGAGAATATATTGGTATAGTGTGTAAGATTCTATAACTCGGTCATTTATATTTGGCAAATAACTGTTATATTATGTAGATCATAGGATGGTATATTTGAATACTTTGTCACACCAAATCCACATTCTACAAGAGATGTTGACTcttaaacacatttttttatattcgtAACTTTTACCTGGTATCATGAAGCAAGTATATGTCTTTTTtcctataataattatttaaattttaattaattatccatCATATTTTTTGCAGACCTTCAAAGCACTTCTATCATCTGCATCTTCAACCTATCAGCTTGCATCCTTAGGAGAACTACTATATCAGGTACATCTACAGCTTCAGTTGATCAACTTACCATGATAGTAATTTTGGATGAACACATGATAATATTGgctttggttcctatttttagtattttaaattcaattttttacatCTTATGAATAATGTCTGTCCATAATACATCATTCACTTccttttaacattttttgtatAACAGGAAGATCAGAATAGTTAGTTGAAtgtctatattatttattgttaattgaattaaaatgcAATTAACAAACTTATTACTTGTTTgatagaaaattattttcttgtCCTCTTTTTGAATATTAACTTTGGCattggaattgaagaagaaCACCAAACCACAAATCGGGGAAAGTAATTGAGTTTTAACTATCTTATGCAGTGCCACTACAACTATAGTGCTTGTGGACTTGGCTCTGATGGAACAGATAGGCTTGTACATTTAGTGCAAGAGTTGCAGCACAGTGCTGAATCTAAATATGAAGGTGGAACTTTATATGGAGCCAAGATAACTGGTGGTGGTTCAAGCGGAACAGTTTGTGTAATTGGTAGAAATTGTCTCAAGAGCAGTGAACACATTTTTAAGCTATTCATTtcattatgaatttaatttaatacaatatCATAACTAAGAAATACTGAATATCTCTTATGGATAAAAGGTAACTAAGGCTTTCAGGATTAAGATTCTACTTgaataaagtttgtttatccAAACAAACTTTCAATtgttttagttaaattaaaactataactaaaagcatatttaaacaaaaattttctCATAgtaaatgttgtttttttttctcatggTAGCATCTGACTCTTTCTTTATAGAACTTGAATAAGTTCTTTCCCAATTTCTCATTTCTATTGCAACAAAATTCAGGATGCACGAAATGTGGAAAGACATGATTATGGGAAGACATACCTCATAGGACCAATGTTTGGTCCTTATTCCTTTATAAATGTAGTTGGAGGTAAAGAACAATTTGATGACGAAGGAAGGAGCTACAAAAATTTAGCAGAGGTCGCAATTGTCATGACAATACTGAAAAATCTATGCAAGGGTTTGTCTTCTATTAATATTTTCGACAGTAATTTCTAAGATCTTTTTATTgcctttttattattctttatgtCTTTGGTGCTAGACCTTAGATGGCAATTCAATAACACGtccttttagaaaaaaacatcTGCTATATTTTAGTTTGCATTTCTTTATTTGACAGAAGTTCTGAATAAAGGATTTAGATGGTTTAGTCCATCGTTATATTTGATTACCGGTTTCTAACTACGAAATTCTACTTGTCCTGGTagtattaactaaaattaataatttgattcaCCTTAGTGTGAAAAgattaactttattattttcacttGTATATTCACTGATTCAAGTAGAcagaaacagaaaacaaaaagacaGTGCTTTTACAATCCATGCTGTCTGAATTTGAATAAAGGGCTACCTTTTCTTTGAAGCAGCATGGCTGACATCAAAACATGAATTCAACATCGGTATTGTGACTCCCTATGTTGGCCAAGTTGCTGCAATTCAAGAGAAACTTGGAAAGATTTATGAAAGTGATGATAGATTTAATGTCGTTGTGATTTCTGTTGATGGTTTTCAAGGAGGGGAGAAGGATATTATCATGTTATCAACTGTAAGAACAAGCAGTAGATCATCTCTTGAGTTCATTTCCTCTCCGCAGAGGACTAATGTTGCTCTTACACGGGCTAGGTACATCTTCTGCTATTAACTTTTCTATTTATTGCAGTCTAAATTACTTGTTTCTTATAGGGTATcttattaaatgaaaaactGCATTTGGTTTAATATCTTGCAGGCACTGCTTATGGATTTTGGGGAATGAACGGGCGATTACAAACAATGAAAATGTTTGGAAGGCTATAGTGCTTGATGCCAAGAACTGTAAGTGCTTCTTTAACGCCGACCAAGACGAGGAAATGGTGAAAGCTATATTGGATTCCAAGAAAAAGGCATGTCAGTTTGATGATTTGCTTGATACAAATAGTGTCTTGTTTAGGAGCAAATTATGGAAGGTATATTATCCTGgacttattttttatactcgTTCTTTTATTAACTTCTGATTGTTCACTGATACTTCTACAGTTCTCACATTTTTCTTCTTGGATTGCACTGGTAATGAGTTGTTAGCAACTTATCCaatgtttattttcataattatatatttctgcACAAAAGCATTTCCTGAAGTAATCGATGTTTGATATTTGATAACTCATTAAAAGATTGTTGAAATAAATCCCTGTTATTTGGTCCAAGTTGACATTGCTGCCAATGTACGTATCTGcaggtttattttagtgattccTGAGGTTATTCAAATGGCTAATATCTGAAGTGACCAAGAATAGGGTTATCAACCTTCTTGAAAGGCTTTCCAGTGGATGGAGGCCCAAATGGATTAATGTGGATTTTGTGTTGTGAAACATCAACTCAGATTTTGAAGAATTTTAAGGTTGAAAATAACTATGTTATTTGTTCAAGAGAAATAGTCAAAGGTTCAAGATATATTCAGGTTTTGAAGATTTGGGACATACTACGTTTAGAAGATATCCAACAGTGGGCCCAACGCCTGGACAAAGTGTTCAGAAGATACATTGATGAATATATTAGGATGTGCAaaaagaaaggaacaaataaTCTTGTGTGAGTGCTTTCATTTGCATTTATTTAAAAACGTTaaagttcttattttattaa carries:
- the LOC114190034 gene encoding L-arabinokinase-like gives rise to the protein MKQTFKALLSSASSTYQLASLGELLYQCHYNYSACGLGSDGTDRLVHLVQELQHSAESKYEGGTLYGAKITGGGSSGTVCVIGRNCLKSSEHIFKLFISL
- the LOC114190042 gene encoding regulator of nonsense transcripts 1 homolog, giving the protein MFGPYSFINVVGGKEQFDDEGRSYKNLAEVAIVMTILKNLCKAWLTSKHEFNIGIVTPYVGQVAAIQEKLGKIYESDDRFNVVVISVDGFQGGEKDIIMLSTVRTSSRSSLEFISSPQRTNVALTRARHCLWILGNERAITNNENVWKAIVLDAKNCKCFFNADQDEEMVKAILDSKKKACQFDDLLDTNSVLFRSKLWKVYFSDS